The Amblyomma americanum isolate KBUSLIRL-KWMA chromosome 2, ASM5285725v1, whole genome shotgun sequence genome contains the following window.
GTCGATGCAGTACGAGAGTAGGGAGCAGTAGTCGATGCTGCGCTTTTGCGTAATAAGAGTGAACTCCCTTATAGCGATGCCAACTCTCAGCAAAGCTCAAGATTGCAGCATTATAAAACAGCGCGAATAATGAAAAGGCCGTAAGACATAGTGCGCATAAGCAACGACGGTTTTCAACTCAGGTATAATTACGTACAATCGCCCAATTTTTTAACCTgaacgcgcgagcgtcgaccggcCAGTCGATAAGCGCCGTACAACGGAGCATAGCGGCGAAGTGTGCGAGAATACGCGCGTGCGCACAATGCCCAGTCCAGTGCAGCTGCCCTCTGCCAGGCTGTTCCGGGAACCGGACCCCACCCCCTTTCGAGCACCGttatcgtcttcgtcttttcttttCTGAACGCTGCCATCACGCTATAAATAAAGGGTCAAGTGGCACCGCTTGGGCTCGATGGAATGCGACATACACCGGCTGATTGCACTACGTGAGAATCagcacttctttttatttttattttccctacGGCTCACGCGGCAATTTCCTGCGGCAAAAAGATATCTGCCGCTGGAAGTCCTGCTGATTAGAAACTTCGATGTTGCAAAGAATAGCGTGCCTTGCCTATGTCTGACcagaaataaatttattgcttttctcgagagcgaaaccagaagaaaaacaacgccTCAATAAGGATACCTTTGCTCGCACTGGTTACCAAGGGGTATTAGAGATTTTGGTAATTCCAGCTGCTTGAGAAATTGTGGGGTCCCGGGTGTCGCAACTCGCTTGTTGCCCTTCAGTATTTGGAGAAGGCTCCACCAGACTGAACAACCGTTGCGATGCGTCGCGGAAGAGAGTCGTACAGCGCTGGTACGAGGTCGTGGTCGATTTTCAACAGCTCCCATTCGGCTTCAACTTTGCGCCACAGTTCATCGCAGCTCACGTTGTGAAGACCCATTTTTGATAAGTTCTTTTTCATTAGGCCCCACACGTTTTCAATTACATTCATGTCCGCTCCTTGTGGCGGCCAGTCAATCGTCATGATTCCGAGTTCTTCCAGGCGGCCTTTGGCAGCGCGAGACGTGTGCACGGGGGACAAGTCCTGCTGTAGGATGAAGCAGCCGTCATTGAAAGGACCGTCGAGCACATGAGGCAGGAGCACCTGTTCGACGATATTAATGTAGGAGGCGGTACAAAATCGGCCCTGTATTCTGTATAGTGGTCCAAGGCCCTCTTTGGTTACAATCCCCCAAACGTTGATGCTTTTGCGTCCACTGGCTCTCACTTGGTGGACGTATCGGGGGTCATACCTACAAGAGAGGAGAACAATAAGTCAATTTAAAATTGCGGCAATTTACACCACAAACGTATCTTAAATTAACAATAACAAGAAAAGGCTCACAGGAATAAATTTGTGAAAATAGAAACAGGCACAAACTAACTAAATATTCGTAATAGGAAGAAACGAACCTCGTTAGGTCTGGTCTGTATACTTGGCGTTTTTGGTCCCACTGCGTGCAGAATGTGGACTCGTCGGTAAAGACGACATTGTGCCAGTCATCTGCTGTCCAGTGCAGATGGGCCTGTGCAAAATCCAGTCTTTTTGCTTTCGCTGTGTCGGAAAGAAGCGGCTTTTGGGCAGCACTTCGATTCTTCAGGCCTTCTTCCAAAAGCCGTTTTCTCACCAATTCTTCGCTGACATCGAGGCCAACCGCATCTCTAACCTGGCCAGCCGTCATGAAGGGATTAGTCTCGGCGGCGAGAACCAAGGCGGCATCCTCTTCTGCTGTCGTCTTCCGAACGCAGTTCCTTGCTGCATCACCTATGCGCCCTTCGTCTCTAAACGCGCAAATTATCCTGTTCACTGTCGCTACATTTAAATCCAAAGCCATCGCGATCTGTCTTTGGGATGTGCCGCTCAAAGACATGCGTACTGCAGCTACTCTCTTTTCCTCTGGCACCCGAGGAGGCATTGTTGATGCTGCGTGAAGCAAACACTCCAGAAAGCGGATGCAAGGCCTTATATACTGTGAAGCGCGATAGCAATGACATCTGATCGGATTATTTCACTTATCAATTCACACTTCCCTCTCCTACAGAAAAGAAGGCGGTACCACGTTGCCTTTTCTAATCCTTTGTCAGTGGCGTGCAGAAAACAGAAGGAAAGGCGATAACGGACAAAAAAGCAGGTGGGGTGGGGTCCGGTTGCCGGAACAGCCTGGCAGAGGGAAGCTGCATTGGACTGTGCATTGCGCGCACGCGCGTATTCTCGCACACTTCGCCGCTGTGCTCCGTTATACGGCGCTTATCGACTGGCCGGTCGATGCTCGCGCGTTCAGGTTAAAAAATTGGGCGATTGTACATAAATTTTTATATCTATTTTCCTCAAAAAGCCGAAAGTATACATCAGCAACTAGTGTGTTGCTTTTTCCGCAGAATCTACAATTATCAACATATATCTTCCAGGAATGCAAATTCAAGGCTGTTATTCTGTACCTATGCTTTCCTCACACATGCAGAACTATCCTTATCAAGATTGCATAGACTTAAACAAGACCATTTTCTTTCAATTAGATGTGGGTCATTATTTATGCGTGAGCAAACATACACTATAGATAAACAAATGTGAATTCGCACAGCGGATATCTACTAAACGGCGGAGGTCATGTTTTATGACCTCCGCCATATAGTGGCCATTTTCGTAGCCATTGTAAGGATTGTAGCAGCTGGTCTCTACTCTTTTCAAGAGGCGTGCAGAAATACCCGAGGCAACAGAGACCAGGAAGCGAAATGTGGtgtaaaaaatttattgcataCTTCTTAAAACATAAGATCAAGGACGATGCCCGTGCCTTATCTGCTGCATGAAGAGagtgtaaataaatgttttcataaATATTTCTATTTATATATTGTATATACAGTGCAAAAATTCTGTCTTCATTGTTACAAATTTGAAACTCAAACAGACAAAATAAATACTATACATCCTCGCTCACCTAAAATCAGAATGCTTTCATTATGTATGGGGCAACACCAAACACCGACGAGTAGGCTGAATGCGCCTGTACTAAAAGATTTCCAGCCAGCGTTAGAATTTACATACTACGCAGTGCATGCTGTGTTGTTGTGACCGATTGTTTACACCGATATTAAGCGAGCGTTGGCCATTTGAGGCACCATCTAGGCGTGAGGTAGGCTGTCGCCGTGATATGCCACAGCCGAAGTTCCAAACCAGGCAGCCAGCACGTTGCTGCCCGGGTCGTATTCAGCACCATGGTTCGCATGAACAACATAAAGTAGCGTAGTCAGAAAGATGGAAGGACTCCCAGGTCCACTAAAGTACCGCGGGTTCGCATGAACAACAGCAAAAAACAAGCAGCGGCGGTTACTAAGTTATTAAATCAGCCTTTGTAGCCGTATCCGCCGTATCCGCCGTAGCCCCCTCCGTGTCCGTAGCCGAGGCCAGAGTGGGCGAGTAGGGCACCTCCGCCGCTAACTTTGTGGACGTGGTGCACTGTCTTCACAAGGAAGGCCGGCCCAGCCACAGCCTTAGCGAATCCGGGGCCTCCACTCAGAAGAGCCACGCTGCTGCCGATGCCCACGCCTCCGACGCCTCCATAGCCAACGCCTCCGTAACCGACTCCGCCGTAACCAATGGCTCCGTAGCCGCCACCGTATCCGACCTTTGGAACGGCTGTAACCACGGCCAGTGCAGCGAGGAGAGCGAAGAGAGCAGCCTGCGTATTTTCACTTGTTTGTTATTGTTGTGTCTTAAAGCATCCCAATAGTAAAAAAGCGTGAATTCGCCATTTTAAAATGGGAACGTTTCTcaataacaatcagtatatccccCCATGCCAAATAAATACCGTACACTTTATAATCGAAAAAAGAATAATAGCCTCCTAACTTGAGAATACATTCTCACCGGAACCAGTTTCTATGCAGCAAGCCACGGGATCAATCACACTTTGAGAGCTTATGCTTACTGCCATGTAAGCTGCAGCATCAACAAAACTTCTAAAATGCATTTCCGTTTCCAAAATTCAGTTCTTCTAATATAGTGAGAATAACAGCGTTTTTTTTAGATGCTTAGTTGAAGGACTGTACTATTTTTTCGCTCCCATTTTTGCTCTTCCATCGCCTGCCCCTAAAGCGCTGAAAGCATTTTTCGATGTCAAATTTGCTGCGTGCGCGACAAAAAGACGGAAATACCCACAAAGTAGACACGAGCAGTTTACTCAGAAATGAGGTGCTCCTCTGTAATTATAGTTTTTTTACTAGGtgcgcactgctcgagcgctctacacaagggtgacgcggacTGTACTTGTATAAAATGTGCGGGTATCAAGAACAAGAAGCCTGTTTATACCTTAAATTTCTGTACACGTGCATTTTCAGCAAGAAATAGTTTATGAACAtgatttttttcatatatcgttaGAGTTTGCAACCGCAATAAATATAAGAGCAGATCTcgcctcggcaggcttgcatccCATTGAATGGACGGataaactttaaaagcaagattttggcTACGCATCTTAAGAATAGACCTTTGCCTTTAAAATTTTATAAAAGCACCTTATAATATTCTAAAACTCAAATCGATGTTAAAGAATCCTGGACTTGTTGAAAATGTGCTATGTTATAGCAGTGCGTAATGAAGAAGCGTTCAGAATGAAAGCGACTTGAATTAAAATCGGTATTTTACGGAAGGATTACTTTTTCGTTCAACATCGTATAGTCCTTCTCATGCAAACAAAAATAGTAACAATAAACTGCCATCCAACTTGCATGCTTACCAAAGAGCTCATGATGGACGTTGCAGTACCAAAAACGGCGTAAACTGTGTTCGCAGAGTGGTCCAGGGGCGCATATATACTCTCTTGAAAGATTGTTATCCAGGGAGGGGTAAGAATGGCGCCAATGCACCTgtaaaaaaggaagtaaaaaagaCACTATGCTTTTACGAAAACCGGACATTTGGACGGCACGTTCTTGACGGTTATCTTTGCTGATGGCACATGCGGAGCAGCTAAACCTTGAGCGAACTCCGCATCCGATGAGGGAAAGGTGCATTCCAGGACATCCGAGAGGCCTGCATGCGATTCAAAAGGAAGGACGGCTTTGCACAGTGAGTTTGTAAGTTTCTAGATATGCCGGCAAGCACGTACAATGAGGAAGAGAACCGACGCCCAGTAAGgtcgggaagaaaaaaaacgctggaAATAGCGACACAGCAATGACCGTAACAGATGCCAGCACGGCTTTGCAATCGGCACTCCTGTTTCTAAGGAAAACTCTGTTTGGGGTGGGCTGGAAAGCCTaaggaggggaggaggaggaggaggaagggggaGGGTGCATCATAGGCTGGCTGACATCTTTTGTTAATCAGAAGATGCAAAACCATGACTGTTGCTAGCTGTGGCTTTATCGGAGGAAAGAGGCGTTTCTCATGGTTAAAGAAGTAAAGCCGACTACATGTATTTCATCAGCGCTGCTCCGATGTGCAGCGCAGATCTTACATTTCGCATCTAACAGAAAAAAGATTTATCGATTTATCACCACATCAGCACGCGTTCATGAAAAGGATGTCTACTTTTACGCAATTAGTCACAACTGTAGATACGTTAGCTCGCCCACTTAATGACTCTTGTTAAGAAAACGTGCTCCTGTTAGACTTctctaaagcattcgataaatTTTGAGTACGGAGAATTTCTATCATTTGAAATTCATTCTTCAGCCTAATTACCTCATTAAATGAATATGTGAATACCTTAAGAGAAAAGATGAATAACGTCATCTGAGCtacttggtgcagaatctgcgtCTGTCGTCTTTTTGAACACAGATCAAATCGGAGAAAGCAATGACAATTTCTCTCATGTAATCGATGCAATCTCCGGCTTGCCGCAGGGCAGTGTATTAGGCATTGTGCAATTTGATATAGAATATTCATTAAAACCTTAGTAAATACATACTCTGCTTCCATTCGACTATTAGCCAATGACAGCATTGTATATAAAAGCTTCAACTCAGTTAATGACCACAATCTTTCTACTGCAATTTTGATAGATGAGCTGTGTAAAGATTGGTGTATGGCACTTAACACGCAGTGAACAGTGCTTCTAACAGTAACGCTTAAGAAGCATAACAGTTCATTTGATTTGCACTCGCACAACTGTCTTATTTCCATAAATATGTATACTTTGGGGACACTGTTGCCAATAAAAAATCATTGAGCACCCACATTTAAATTATTTGTTGTGTGTTTGTAAAACGTTTTTTTGTATGACAAAAACTCAAAGAACATTCGTGAAGTCTTAAACTTCCAGCTTAAAACAAATATGTCATGTCTAAACTTCAGTATTCTTTCATCGTCTTTGGCCCTCACACCAAAACAGATACTTATGGTCTTGAGCAAATGGAGAAAAGCTGTGGGTTTCTGAAGGAACAATCTCCTACTACCTTCATGATCGCTAACAACATTCTGCCCCTAGCAACCCACAAGTGCATCAGTTGTGTGCAATtcgaaaataaaattttaaatgaaCAGCATAACTTCAGCCCTCGACCGTACCTTACTGTGCTCTGCACTCGGCGTCATCCCTCAACATATCATCACAAAAATCACTGACTACAGCCAATGTTTGCAAAAACAAGATATTTCATGTACAGGTTATAACTGCACACAATTTCGGATTGCAGTTAGCTTCTAGGGTGCGTAATTGAGTCCTCAAGATTACACCAGGTAATCCAACGACATTTATTTGGTTACAGTATGACGAATTCATTTCTGCTGCGTTTGCGCTGTTATGACATCTTTTGGTAAAAGGACTTGGCGCCAAAACGGAAAGCCCATAGTAAGTGAAACGGGTTTAAGTGCTGACTAATTTGATATAAtgatagttttctttttttcattctccAAATTTTTGTCTACTGAATTTATGCCTTTACATTACCTATGACTGTAGTTTCGCGGTTGAGTTGTGTCATCTTCATTCTCCTGCTTGTATGTTATATTCATGTATGCCACTCGTGTTGAATAGAGAATACTAGTTCGCATCAttgtgaaataaatgaaataatagATTTAACTTTTTATGGAAAAATGTCTTCGAGAATACTGAGCAAAACCCGAAAAAGTTGTGACTATTTTGCagcgactgaaaaaaaaaagaaatgcgaaaGATCACATTTCTCGTTTAGTATACACTGTAACTATAGTAAACAGGGCTATCAAGATGGGAAGCGTGGCCAGTTGCATTAGATTTATGATGGAAGTAACAGCTCTTTCCACGAGTGTCGAAGGCGAAAAAATTTTGgtgaaaaaacttgcaacgttttGTACGCAACGGCTCAAAACGTAAAACGTGTCGAAGAGTGAAAAACACTGTCCATTATTAGTTCATAAGAACTAAAAACTCGAGCATGAAATTTTCAGACCAATTCAAAACGTATGTACTACGGTAACTGCTTGTAAAACTATACCAACGTTACACTAAAGTGTGCGACGGAAATACCccatttttttaatgagcacttGATTACAGGAAACTTTTCTCGCCACCGGTACAGTTATAGGGAAATGGTTCCATTATAACCAGCTGCACATAATAGCTGTCTTGCACTCCGAAACAAGCATTTAATTTAGTGAATAAAAGCAGTCCTGACGGGATAGCGCAAGGATGGCATGAAGAGATATGCGAAGTAAACATGCTGGATAACGTCCACACGGGCCGCAATTGAGTTCAAGCGGACTTCTAAAATACCATAAAGGAATGATGTCAGGCTTGCACAGCTGAGAAGATAATTAGGACGAATTTCCCGAAGGGCTTAAAAGCACAACTAAACTAAGTACAGCGGCAGGTTAAAACTGGCGTTCAAATTAAACTAGTAAACTAGTGGTCGAGCATCTGGGACGGAAACAGTTTACAATAAATAGGTGGCAACTCAAGGAATGAAAACACTGCGTCTTTTCTAAGTTCACACATTCATCATAacgatcaacatcatcatcatcggcctgactacaccgactgcaggtaaatgcctctctcatgtctctccaattaagcctgtcctttgccagctgcgcccaccctatgcctagAAACTACTGAATCTCATCCACCtacctaaccatctgccgccccctgctacgcttgacttctattggaatccactccgttaccctcaaggaccagcggttatcttgccttcgcactacatggcctgcccaagcccatttttttctcttgatttcgaccaggaagTCATTaatacgcgtttgttccctcacccactctgcccgcttgcggtctcttaacattacacgccatgttttaacgcgacagcattcagagccccgtgtcgcagaaaagccggtgtcgtcggcgtcggcggcgttggccgtgagctaaAAATGGCGCATATGTGTCCCATCTCagtggacccctgaaccgcgccgtaagggaagggatgttgtttctcttacggcgcggtactggtgtcagcgagaattgtgagacaggcgtcatatCCTCTCcttaaaaccagttttcatttcattttctttcactTACGGcccggttctggtgtccaccgagattgtCCAAAAGGCCACTCGCCGTGGACTCCTtgggaacgctgcaacacgctgtcgcgtctcactcttaaagacgaagcttaaggatcctccaaattttttctttgcacggctcgctgcgttgtccttaacttaagctgaaccctgttcgttagcctccaagttccAATTATGAGGACGTGTTTCCTAGGAGGATTGGAACGGCCAGAGGTTGATACGAAACATTCTCCCAAAATTGGGACCGGTAGCTTCCAGGCTTCAAATTAAGCAAGTTATATAACAATGACATCAATCTTTTTATGTATGACGGTTGAAATTTTGGTGCTAAAGAAAATAGTTGAGAGTAGATCGAGCATGGTGCGACGTAAAGGAAAAACGAGTGATAAAGCGCAAAATAT
Protein-coding sequences here:
- the LOC144119303 gene encoding uncharacterized protein LOC144119303, whose protein sequence is MSSLAALFALLAALAVVTAVPKVGYGGGYGAIGYGGVGYGGVGYGGVGGVGIGSSVALLSGGPGFAKAVAGPAFLVKTVHHVHKVSGGGALLAHSGLGYGHGGGYGGYGGYGYKG